A window of Hyalangium gracile contains these coding sequences:
- a CDS encoding GAF domain-containing protein — protein sequence MSDKLPTDLSSLDDRSRLNTFEGALLDRAPDPELERLVTRAVELSGFPIALVSLVVDQIQFFRAHVGLPPDLTASLATDRCTSFCQFVVAGDSPLRVEDATREPALPTDLVERYGIRAYVGFPLRVKGKTVGSFCVIDVKPGRLGPEQLEELSELAQAASARLESLAGRWAPPRDAREEQSHKAWMAVAESQSLVSLSEQFASGRLSFEEFQRGLGALATLAGALEPKR from the coding sequence ATGAGCGATAAGCTCCCCACGGACCTGTCCTCGCTGGATGACCGCTCGCGGCTGAACACCTTCGAGGGAGCGCTGCTCGACCGGGCGCCGGACCCGGAGCTGGAGCGGCTGGTGACCCGAGCGGTGGAGCTGAGCGGCTTCCCCATCGCGCTGGTGAGCCTGGTGGTGGATCAGATCCAGTTCTTCCGAGCCCACGTAGGGCTGCCGCCGGACCTCACGGCCTCGCTCGCCACCGATCGCTGCACCTCGTTCTGCCAGTTCGTGGTGGCGGGGGACTCGCCGCTGCGCGTCGAGGACGCCACGCGGGAACCGGCGCTGCCGACGGATCTGGTGGAGCGCTACGGCATCCGCGCGTACGTGGGCTTTCCGCTGCGCGTGAAGGGCAAGACGGTGGGCTCGTTCTGCGTCATCGACGTGAAGCCCGGACGGCTGGGGCCGGAGCAGCTCGAGGAGCTCTCCGAGCTGGCCCAGGCCGCGAGCGCCCGGCTGGAGTCGCTCGCCGGCAGGTGGGCGCCGCCCAGGGACGCGCGCGAGGAGCAGTCCCACAAGGCCTGGATGGCGGTGGCGGAGTCCCAGTCCCTCGTGAGCCTGAGCGAGCAGTTCGCCTCGGGCCGGCTCAGCTTCGAGGAGTTCCAGCGAGGGCTCGGCGCGCTGGCCACGCTCGCCGGAGCGCTGGAGCCCAAGCGCTGA
- a CDS encoding hemerythrin domain-containing protein yields MLSRVHALQEDHSRLRALLRNCEGASPRDFENTLRRLEEILVPHHKAKLALYEDSVRAYQQAGDKMNVSVLSIFRTNMNVTAMAILGFLRAPDPEPERARQRFQTVASTLRSMLDTEERVVFPLCSRCTQPAGALR; encoded by the coding sequence ATGCTCTCCAGGGTTCACGCTCTCCAGGAAGACCACTCCCGGTTGCGGGCGCTGCTTCGCAACTGCGAGGGTGCCAGCCCACGCGATTTCGAGAACACCCTCCGCCGCCTGGAGGAGATCCTCGTCCCGCACCACAAGGCCAAGCTGGCGCTCTACGAGGACTCCGTCCGTGCCTACCAGCAGGCGGGCGACAAGATGAACGTCTCGGTCCTCAGCATCTTCCGGACCAACATGAACGTGACGGCCATGGCCATCCTGGGCTTCCTGCGCGCGCCGGACCCGGAGCCCGAGCGGGCCCGGCAGCGCTTCCAGACGGTGGCCTCGACGCTGCGCTCCATGCTCGACACCGAGGAGAGGGTCGTCTTCCCGCTGTGCTCACGCTGCACCCAGCCCGCGGGAGCGCTGCGATGA